A window from Myxococcales bacterium encodes these proteins:
- a CDS encoding IS3 family transposase: YNNERYHEALDNVTPADVYFGRKYRIITEREKIKKRTMRNRRREYLASKAA, encoded by the coding sequence TACAACAACGAGCGATACCACGAAGCTCTCGACAACGTGACACCCGCCGATGTCTACTTCGGGCGGAAGTACAGGATCATCACCGAGCGTGAAAAGATCAAAAAACGAACGATGCGCAACCGGAGGAGGGAGTACCTGGC